A window of Leptospira fainei serovar Hurstbridge str. BUT 6 contains these coding sequences:
- a CDS encoding TetR/AcrR family transcriptional regulator — protein sequence MSAQPDTKEEILKLSKSLVQTKGFHSFSYQDISDKLKLKKASIHYHYPSKADLGKELLKSYSENFESWAAQLEKRKLTPKEKVEEFFRMFSKIPGKGDRICPGGAFGLDLDSLPKSLKLSYENFQDQKIQWLSKVLKEGRSDGSIRSYGTPLEQAECIYSTLQGSLQYVRSVHQTNKLNGIFNVLRKFNFS from the coding sequence ATGAGCGCGCAACCCGACACAAAAGAGGAAATTCTTAAATTATCAAAATCTCTAGTGCAGACGAAAGGATTTCATTCGTTTAGCTATCAGGATATTTCGGATAAATTGAAGCTTAAGAAAGCGAGTATTCATTATCACTACCCTTCGAAGGCCGATTTAGGTAAAGAATTGCTAAAATCGTATTCCGAAAATTTCGAATCCTGGGCCGCTCAGCTTGAAAAAAGGAAATTAACGCCCAAAGAGAAGGTTGAAGAATTCTTTAGAATGTTCTCAAAAATACCCGGAAAGGGAGATAGAATCTGTCCCGGCGGCGCGTTCGGTCTTGATTTGGATTCCTTGCCTAAATCGCTTAAGCTGAGTTACGAGAATTTTCAGGATCAGAAAATTCAATGGCTTTCCAAAGTTCTGAAGGAGGGACGGTCGGATGGATCGATCCGATCCTACGGAACTCCGCTGGAACAGGCCGAATGCATTTACTCTACGTTGCAAGGAAGCCTACAATATGTCAGGTCCGTCCATCAAACGAATAAGCTAAATGGAATATTCAACGTTCTGAGAAAATTCAACTTTAGTTAA
- a CDS encoding deoxyguanosinetriphosphate triphosphohydrolase, which translates to MSELENSLLCEYAVHHDRTGGREYPEEEHSYRLPFQRDRDRVVHSSAFKRLQYKTQVFVYSVGENYRNRLTHTLEVAGISRTIAAALGLNSLLAETIALAHDLGHTPFGHAGQDMLAELMSVSGGFEHNKQSIRIVRYLETRYPEFPGLNLSIETLKGLMKHGAEYSTSSLGLERKQEGPSLEAQCADLADEVAYTNHDIEDGLEMDYLRLQELEEISLWKETSRKTKEHYPNANEKVRIRTTIRELTNGMVSHIIEIVHRRLLEYKIKNRNDLNRVYAEGKKIIGFDLEFGEKVRELKSFLYRTLYRHPSVIKTSDQGRDMIAVLFKYFQQHPKEIPETYRIRIESEGLDRSVCDFVAGMTDRYAETVFKDLR; encoded by the coding sequence ATATCTGAGCTGGAAAATTCCTTGTTATGCGAATACGCCGTTCACCATGATCGAACGGGAGGAAGAGAATATCCTGAGGAAGAACATTCCTATCGACTCCCGTTTCAGCGTGATCGAGATAGGGTCGTGCATTCGAGTGCGTTTAAGAGACTTCAATATAAAACTCAGGTCTTCGTTTATTCTGTAGGAGAAAATTACAGGAATAGATTAACCCATACTCTTGAAGTTGCGGGAATTTCCCGTACGATCGCCGCGGCATTGGGTCTGAATTCTTTACTAGCGGAGACGATTGCTCTCGCGCACGACTTAGGTCACACTCCTTTCGGTCATGCTGGACAAGATATGCTCGCGGAACTAATGTCCGTCTCGGGCGGTTTTGAACATAATAAGCAATCGATACGGATCGTAAGATATCTGGAAACTCGATATCCTGAATTTCCCGGATTAAATCTTTCCATCGAAACTTTAAAGGGACTAATGAAACATGGAGCCGAATATTCCACTTCATCTCTCGGATTGGAAAGAAAACAGGAAGGCCCCAGTCTAGAAGCACAGTGCGCCGATCTCGCCGACGAAGTCGCCTATACAAATCATGATATCGAAGACGGCTTAGAGATGGACTATCTTCGTTTGCAAGAGTTGGAGGAGATTTCGCTTTGGAAGGAAACGAGTCGAAAAACTAAAGAGCATTATCCGAACGCAAACGAGAAAGTCCGGATTCGAACGACGATTCGAGAGCTGACCAACGGCATGGTTTCTCACATTATCGAAATCGTTCATCGTCGTCTTCTTGAGTATAAAATTAAAAACCGGAACGATTTAAATAGAGTTTACGCGGAAGGCAAAAAAATCATCGGATTCGATTTAGAGTTCGGAGAAAAAGTCAGAGAGCTGAAATCCTTTTTATATAGAACCTTATACAGGCACCCTTCAGTCATTAAGACGAGCGATCAAGGAAGGGATATGATAGCGGTGCTCTTTAAATACTTTCAGCAGCACCCGAAAGAAATTCCCGAGACTTACAGGATACGAATCGAATCCGAAGGATTGGATAGAAGTGTTTGCGACTTTGTGGCTGGAATGACGGATCGATACGCAGAGACGGTCTTTAAGGATCTTCGCTAG
- a CDS encoding DnaJ domain protein, which translates to MEDGDLLSRALDFYGLPKKYNEDLVRSRFRELSRKYHPDSGEFESDVLFKELVNLRDVLLESLAKQEESHSYSRKEGGKEDMDGFLTYKVAKQIAADALEEYFKKTEGNPVFLNPEENSELRKLRINLMEAKTALQEFIRNFPTSIWRSDAEETLKRIGVWFRS; encoded by the coding sequence TTGGAAGACGGGGACCTGTTAAGTCGGGCGCTTGATTTTTACGGACTTCCCAAAAAATACAACGAAGACTTAGTCCGATCTAGGTTTAGAGAATTATCCAGAAAATACCATCCTGATTCCGGTGAATTCGAAAGCGATGTTCTGTTTAAGGAGCTCGTAAATTTGCGGGACGTCTTACTCGAGTCATTAGCTAAACAAGAGGAATCACATTCCTATTCCCGCAAAGAGGGCGGAAAAGAGGATATGGACGGTTTCCTAACGTATAAAGTCGCTAAACAAATAGCCGCCGACGCTTTGGAGGAATATTTTAAAAAGACGGAAGGAAATCCCGTTTTTTTAAATCCTGAGGAAAACTCCGAACTCAGAAAGTTAAGAATAAACTTAATGGAAGCGAAGACGGCGTTACAGGAGTTCATACGGAACTTTCCGACTAGCATCTGGAGGTCCGATGCGGAAGAAACACTAAAGCGTATAGGAGTTTGGTTTCGATCCTAA
- the purH gene encoding bifunctional phosphoribosylaminoimidazolecarboxamide formyltransferase/IMP cyclohydrolase: MIKISRALISVSDKTGLIGFAKYLDSKGVEIISTGGTLKALQDSGIKAVAIDDYTGFPEILDGRVKTLHPKVHGGLLGVISNPEHQRKMEELGIPKIDLVVVNLYPFLKTVSKPGVQLDEAIENIDIGGPSMIRSAAKNYRHTIVVTDPNDYKTVEESMVVNDGSVDADTSFLLMRKAFSHTSMYDTAISSWFNKLAGEKFPDILNLSFTKKQKLRYGENPHQGAAFYEPLFTKSEFSPLQGKELSFNNMLDFDSAFHISALLPDNTVCIIKHLNPCGIAYADDPLEAFRLAKRTDPISAFGGVIGIKGKVTGELAALIGELFVEGVIAQKFEKEALDYFAKKPNVRLIEIENFQEALDEMDLRPIHHGLLLQDRDYATISEKDLKVVTKKQPSEEDIRGLMFAWSTVKFIKSNAIVYTEENATLGIGAGQMSRVDSVQLGATKALNVGLSVVGSYVASDAFFPFRDGIDAIAKAGAKAIIQPGGSIRDEEVIRAADEHGLIMVFTGMRHFRH; this comes from the coding sequence ATGATTAAAATAAGCCGCGCACTCATCTCTGTTAGCGACAAAACCGGTCTCATCGGCTTCGCTAAGTATCTCGATTCCAAAGGCGTCGAAATCATCTCCACGGGAGGAACTCTAAAGGCACTGCAGGACAGCGGAATTAAAGCGGTTGCAATCGACGACTACACGGGCTTTCCGGAAATTCTGGACGGTCGCGTTAAGACTCTTCATCCGAAAGTGCATGGAGGACTCTTAGGTGTAATTTCCAATCCGGAGCACCAAAGAAAAATGGAAGAGCTTGGTATCCCGAAAATCGATCTGGTCGTCGTGAATCTTTATCCGTTCTTAAAGACCGTCTCTAAGCCCGGCGTACAATTGGACGAAGCCATCGAGAATATCGATATCGGCGGGCCGTCCATGATTCGATCCGCTGCGAAAAATTATCGACATACTATCGTTGTCACCGACCCGAACGACTATAAAACAGTGGAAGAGTCGATGGTCGTAAACGACGGTTCCGTTGATGCGGATACTTCCTTTCTTTTGATGAGAAAGGCATTCTCACATACGAGCATGTATGATACCGCGATTTCTTCCTGGTTCAATAAACTCGCCGGAGAAAAATTCCCGGACATACTCAACCTTTCCTTCACTAAAAAACAAAAGCTCCGTTACGGAGAAAATCCTCACCAAGGAGCGGCGTTTTATGAACCCCTCTTTACGAAGAGCGAATTTTCTCCCCTACAAGGAAAGGAACTTTCCTTTAACAATATGCTGGATTTCGATTCCGCATTTCATATATCCGCTTTATTGCCCGACAATACCGTTTGCATCATCAAGCACTTGAATCCCTGCGGTATCGCTTACGCGGACGATCCTTTGGAGGCATTTCGATTAGCGAAGAGGACCGATCCGATTTCCGCATTTGGAGGAGTCATCGGTATCAAAGGAAAGGTAACGGGCGAATTAGCCGCTCTGATAGGCGAATTATTCGTGGAAGGAGTGATCGCGCAAAAATTCGAAAAGGAAGCTCTGGATTATTTCGCCAAAAAACCGAATGTTCGTTTAATAGAGATTGAAAACTTCCAGGAAGCGCTGGATGAAATGGACCTGAGACCGATTCATCATGGATTATTATTACAAGATCGGGACTACGCGACGATTTCGGAAAAAGATCTAAAAGTAGTCACTAAAAAGCAGCCATCCGAGGAAGATATTCGCGGATTGATGTTTGCTTGGTCCACGGTTAAGTTTATTAAGTCTAATGCAATCGTATACACGGAAGAAAATGCCACTTTAGGAATCGGCGCCGGTCAAATGTCCAGAGTTGACTCGGTCCAATTAGGAGCTACCAAAGCGTTAAATGTAGGACTCTCTGTCGTAGGATCTTACGTCGCAAGCGACGCCTTTTTTCCGTTCCGGGATGGAATCGATGCGATCGCAAAAGCCGGCGCAAAGGCGATCATTCAGCCGGGCGGTTCGATTCGGGATGAAGAAGTCATTCGAGCCGCAGATGAACATGGCTTGATTATGGTGTTTACCGGCATGAGGCATTTCCGGCACTAA
- a CDS encoding LIC11661 family lipoprotein → MNKNTVTIRSAILPLLCLFVAITDCSRNYSNTPIVTAPPTIIAITPIATGYEIRLRAGNAEFLFNGYTLFSGSTSFSSRNPSNFSQGVPCQLPLNLIPNQPIEYSIEVSPTAGPLAPVPSGSSQNANRVCKIVTTISSGQYITLRSSVIALNLVGGTAKDVFVFSLPSNTVVVP, encoded by the coding sequence ATGAACAAAAATACCGTAACGATCCGGTCGGCAATTCTTCCACTCCTCTGCCTTTTCGTCGCAATTACGGATTGTTCTAGAAATTATTCGAATACCCCTATAGTAACCGCTCCCCCAACGATTATCGCAATCACTCCTATTGCCACGGGGTATGAAATTCGCTTACGTGCCGGTAATGCCGAATTTCTCTTCAATGGATATACCTTATTTAGCGGAAGTACTTCGTTTTCTTCCAGGAACCCGTCGAATTTTTCCCAAGGAGTTCCCTGCCAGCTACCGCTCAACTTGATTCCGAACCAACCGATCGAATATTCCATTGAAGTTAGTCCGACCGCCGGACCGTTAGCTCCGGTTCCAAGTGGTTCATCGCAAAACGCGAATCGAGTCTGCAAGATCGTTACGACTATTTCGAGCGGACAATATATAACTCTGCGATCTTCCGTAATTGCATTAAATTTGGTGGGGGGAACTGCTAAGGACGTTTTCGTATTCTCTTTACCTTCCAATACGGTCGTCGTTCCTTAA
- a CDS encoding cysteine desulfurase family protein: protein MKRIKYFDYNATHPPYPGLLVTVINEYEEDFFNPSGPTRFSLGRQGKIEEARKTLGKLSGKDTKGFVFCSTGTEANYLLAIRAKSLVKTVAYLSPYEHSSFYEAMENAGIRYEKFSGNKSGLVSLREIEEKLTVQPGPVFIIHAGNESGVVQPLQEIGRLCEKFGERLFSDTMQSFGKISVPFEVLSGFTFSGHKIGGGLGTSVLWFDPNLSAKAGLFKGGNQENGFRAGTENSPSIIALAEAAKLQFSLMEERNIRLLQFRAKIESALKEARVEIVAESSPRLPSTTFCILPTEDLDFFMMGMEERGFALSTGSSCKSRSREPAPSLLEMGYTKEEALRAVRISTGSFTTEEEVDDLIKAFLEVLKSL from the coding sequence ATGAAAAGAATTAAATATTTCGATTATAATGCGACCCATCCTCCCTATCCGGGTTTACTAGTAACCGTCATAAACGAGTACGAGGAAGATTTCTTTAATCCCTCCGGCCCGACACGTTTTTCCCTCGGAAGGCAGGGTAAGATAGAGGAAGCTCGAAAAACTCTAGGAAAACTCTCGGGAAAGGATACGAAGGGTTTCGTATTCTGCTCCACTGGAACGGAGGCGAACTATCTTCTCGCGATCCGGGCGAAGTCGCTCGTCAAGACTGTCGCTTATCTATCCCCATACGAACATTCCTCTTTTTATGAAGCGATGGAAAACGCGGGAATCCGGTATGAAAAATTTTCAGGCAACAAATCTGGACTCGTTTCTCTGCGAGAAATTGAGGAAAAGTTAACGGTACAACCGGGTCCGGTTTTCATTATACATGCAGGAAATGAAAGCGGGGTCGTTCAGCCCCTCCAAGAAATCGGACGATTATGCGAAAAATTCGGAGAGAGATTATTCTCGGACACGATGCAATCTTTCGGAAAGATCTCGGTTCCGTTCGAAGTTCTAAGCGGCTTTACTTTTTCCGGGCACAAAATCGGCGGCGGCCTGGGTACGTCCGTACTTTGGTTCGATCCTAATCTATCCGCCAAGGCCGGCTTATTTAAAGGCGGAAACCAAGAGAATGGATTCCGAGCAGGGACCGAGAATTCACCCTCTATTATCGCGCTCGCGGAAGCCGCAAAACTTCAATTTTCCTTAATGGAAGAACGAAATATTAGATTACTGCAATTTAGAGCGAAAATCGAATCCGCTCTAAAAGAGGCGCGAGTGGAAATTGTCGCGGAATCTTCTCCGAGACTTCCTTCCACAACCTTCTGCATTTTGCCCACGGAAGATTTGGATTTCTTTATGATGGGTATGGAAGAACGAGGTTTTGCTCTTTCTACCGGATCCTCTTGCAAATCAAGATCAAGAGAGCCTGCGCCTTCCTTATTGGAAATGGGTTATACGAAAGAAGAAGCGCTTCGAGCCGTACGAATTTCAACGGGAAGTTTCACGACGGAAGAAGAAGTGGATGATTTGATCAAAGCTTTCTTGGAAGTCCTTAAATCACTTTGA
- the purN gene encoding phosphoribosylglycinamide formyltransferase translates to MASLFPKPRKKLVFLASGRGSNLEAVLSAVKKRKIPGIPQFLFSDDPNAPAIGIAAKYGLPGKILEFKSFSRKEDYHASLFEILDSASPDLIVACGYMRILRPEIIRRFQNRIINIHPSLLPSFPGLNAQKQAFEYGVKIAGCTAHFVDEGVDSGPIILQGSVKIDSKMTERELTLAILNEEHKILPLAVKLFCEDRLSIKNRKVSIL, encoded by the coding sequence TTGGCAAGCCTGTTTCCTAAACCTAGAAAAAAGCTTGTTTTTTTAGCCTCCGGTCGCGGTTCCAACTTGGAAGCCGTCCTTTCGGCGGTCAAAAAGCGAAAAATTCCCGGAATTCCTCAGTTTCTGTTTTCCGACGATCCAAATGCGCCCGCTATCGGCATTGCGGCAAAATACGGCCTACCAGGTAAGATATTAGAATTTAAATCTTTTTCTCGAAAGGAAGATTACCATGCCTCCCTTTTCGAAATCCTGGATTCAGCTTCCCCGGATCTGATCGTGGCCTGCGGTTATATGAGAATTCTACGCCCTGAGATCATTCGTAGATTTCAGAACAGAATCATTAATATTCATCCTTCACTATTACCCTCTTTCCCAGGATTGAACGCGCAAAAGCAGGCGTTCGAATATGGCGTCAAAATTGCCGGGTGTACCGCGCATTTTGTGGACGAGGGCGTGGATTCGGGACCGATCATTCTCCAAGGATCCGTGAAAATCGACTCAAAGATGACGGAAAGAGAATTGACTCTAGCCATTCTCAACGAGGAACATAAAATCCTGCCTCTCGCAGTGAAACTCTTCTGCGAAGATAGGCTCTCCATTAAAAATAGGAAGGTCTCCATCCTCTAG
- a CDS encoding HNH endonuclease, translating to MDVLGQPVLVLNATYVPVAIRTVRDAIVLLLLNKAELIKDEKNLLIRSEKLKLSAPRIILLTDYYKVPRKRHKLSRENIFLRDNYECVYCRRKLPTSRLTLDHVIPKSRWEEIAKERKPAEYHTWENLVTACRDCNTKKGNKLLHELKWELPENRSTNRRRIPLFSVSDQLAEKFGWAEYIRT from the coding sequence ATGGACGTCCTCGGTCAGCCGGTCTTGGTGCTGAACGCAACCTACGTTCCGGTTGCCATTCGTACGGTAAGGGATGCAATTGTTCTTCTTCTTCTTAATAAAGCCGAATTAATCAAAGATGAAAAAAATCTTCTAATTCGTTCCGAAAAATTAAAACTATCAGCGCCTAGAATTATCCTTCTCACGGATTATTATAAAGTTCCGAGAAAACGACACAAACTCTCGAGAGAAAATATTTTTCTACGAGACAATTACGAATGCGTGTATTGTAGAAGGAAGCTCCCTACTTCCAGACTCACGTTAGATCATGTGATACCGAAAAGTCGTTGGGAAGAGATTGCTAAGGAGCGGAAACCCGCCGAATATCATACTTGGGAAAATCTAGTGACTGCTTGCCGGGATTGCAATACCAAGAAAGGCAATAAGCTGCTTCACGAATTGAAGTGGGAACTTCCCGAAAATCGGTCGACAAACAGAAGGCGTATCCCACTGTTTTCCGTATCCGACCAATTGGCCGAAAAATTCGGTTGGGCGGAATATATCCGCACATAA
- a CDS encoding acetyl-CoA C-acetyltransferase codes for MENTFIIDTIRTPRGKGKAGKGALNKLHPQELLAQTLSHLTELSGIPNSEVEDVIVGCVSQVEEQGANIARNAVLSAGFPETVTGVTLNRFCGSGLQAVNFAAASILSGMQHVMIGGGVESMSRYPLNADGGGTDGWNQHLRKRIYQVPQGISADLIATIENFSREELDSFSLASQKKAANAQSAGYFEKSLFPVRNSETGEIILHKDEILRPDTTLEGLLALPPSFTEVGKTVQEPIGKTWDQIALSKYSEIPEIKYLHTAGNSSALSDGAAAVLLASETFTKAHGLKPRARIRAIATAGSEPVIMLTAPTPAIKKVLSTSGMSISNIDLWEINEAFAAVPLQIMRALKIDPDRVNVNGGSIALGHPLGATGAILLGTALDELERRNLSTALITLCIAGGQAVATIIERV; via the coding sequence ATGGAAAACACGTTTATCATAGATACGATCAGGACTCCTAGAGGAAAAGGAAAGGCAGGAAAAGGAGCTCTCAATAAACTGCATCCGCAAGAATTATTGGCCCAAACTCTCTCTCATCTTACCGAATTGTCGGGCATTCCAAATTCGGAAGTCGAAGATGTAATCGTCGGCTGCGTTTCTCAGGTGGAAGAACAGGGAGCCAATATTGCCCGAAACGCGGTTCTTTCCGCGGGCTTCCCCGAAACGGTAACGGGGGTTACTTTAAATCGTTTTTGCGGTTCCGGTTTGCAAGCGGTCAATTTTGCTGCAGCTTCTATTTTGTCGGGAATGCAGCACGTAATGATCGGCGGCGGCGTTGAAAGCATGTCTAGATATCCCTTAAACGCCGATGGAGGCGGAACCGACGGATGGAACCAGCATCTTCGTAAAAGAATCTATCAAGTTCCCCAAGGAATTAGCGCAGACCTAATTGCTACGATCGAGAATTTTTCGAGGGAAGAGCTGGACAGTTTCTCGTTGGCGAGTCAAAAAAAGGCCGCAAATGCACAATCGGCAGGTTATTTCGAAAAAAGTTTATTCCCTGTTAGGAATTCAGAAACCGGTGAAATCATATTACATAAAGATGAAATTCTAAGACCCGATACCACGTTGGAGGGTCTACTCGCACTTCCACCGTCTTTCACGGAAGTAGGCAAGACAGTACAAGAACCGATCGGAAAAACTTGGGATCAAATCGCCTTGTCCAAGTATTCGGAAATACCTGAAATCAAATACCTTCATACGGCCGGAAATTCAAGCGCATTGTCTGACGGCGCTGCGGCAGTTTTATTGGCCTCGGAAACATTTACGAAAGCGCATGGATTAAAGCCGAGAGCAAGAATCCGCGCAATCGCGACGGCTGGGAGCGAACCGGTGATCATGCTGACCGCCCCTACGCCGGCTATAAAAAAAGTTCTATCGACATCCGGAATGTCGATTTCGAATATCGATCTTTGGGAAATCAACGAGGCATTCGCCGCGGTCCCATTACAGATCATGCGAGCTTTAAAAATAGATCCTGACCGAGTCAATGTAAATGGCGGATCGATCGCCCTAGGGCATCCGCTGGGTGCGACGGGAGCGATATTATTAGGAACTGCGTTAGATGAATTGGAGAGAAGGAATCTTTCCACCGCCTTAATTACGCTCTGTATCGCGGGTGGGCAAGCCGTAGCGACAATCATTGAGCGCGTATAA
- a CDS encoding DedA family protein — translation MDFLAILVDFFSGFGQGFAYIAVFATLLLCGFGLPIPEDVSLVSGGVIAGLGYANEHIMFAVGMAGVLFGDGTVFLLGRIYGVRVLQIPFIARYITPERFEKVQEKFSQYGNWVVFMGRFMPGLRMPIYLTAGTSDRISFFRFLTLDFIAAAISVPIWVYLGHYGASNLDTLRHWMHQGQATVFGIVGAVLIIALAIFYIKKKLAARQ, via the coding sequence ATGGATTTTCTCGCAATTTTAGTAGATTTCTTCTCAGGCTTCGGCCAGGGTTTCGCTTATATAGCCGTTTTTGCCACGCTACTCCTCTGCGGATTCGGTCTTCCTATTCCAGAAGACGTGTCTCTAGTTTCAGGCGGAGTGATCGCCGGTCTAGGATATGCAAATGAGCATATCATGTTTGCAGTCGGAATGGCTGGAGTTTTATTCGGGGACGGGACAGTGTTCCTGCTGGGAAGAATTTACGGGGTTCGCGTTTTACAGATTCCGTTCATCGCTCGATACATTACTCCCGAGCGATTCGAGAAAGTTCAGGAAAAATTTTCTCAGTACGGCAATTGGGTCGTCTTTATGGGTAGATTCATGCCGGGCCTTCGCATGCCGATTTATTTGACCGCGGGTACTTCGGATCGAATTTCATTCTTTCGCTTTTTAACTTTAGACTTCATTGCAGCCGCCATTTCGGTACCGATATGGGTTTATTTGGGGCACTACGGGGCAAGTAATTTAGACACTCTAAGACATTGGATGCATCAGGGGCAAGCTACTGTCTTCGGAATCGTGGGAGCCGTTCTGATTATCGCTCTGGCAATCTTTTACATCAAAAAGAAACTCGCCGCGAGGCAATAG
- the fsa gene encoding fructose-6-phosphate aldolase, whose translation MELYLDTANVEEIKEIASYGLLDGVTTNPSLIAKSGRNFKDVIKEICAIVPGPVSAEVLATKHEEMLKEAEELIAIAKNVVIKVPLIPEGLKAVVKLTEKGIPTNVTLCFSAPQALLAAKAGATYISPFIGRIDDTSWDGMDLISEIREIYDNYGYETKILAASIRGPMHLKESALRGADCATMPISAYQQLFKHPLTDIGLEKFLEDAKKLKW comes from the coding sequence GTGGAATTATATTTAGATACGGCAAACGTAGAAGAAATCAAAGAGATTGCCTCGTACGGCCTGCTCGACGGCGTTACTACCAACCCTTCTCTTATCGCAAAATCCGGACGCAACTTTAAAGATGTGATCAAGGAAATTTGCGCAATCGTCCCCGGCCCCGTAAGCGCGGAAGTTCTTGCAACTAAGCACGAGGAAATGCTGAAGGAGGCCGAGGAACTCATAGCCATCGCTAAAAACGTCGTTATCAAAGTTCCCTTGATCCCTGAAGGATTAAAAGCCGTCGTGAAATTGACTGAAAAGGGAATTCCGACTAACGTAACATTATGTTTTTCCGCGCCCCAAGCGCTTCTCGCCGCAAAAGCAGGTGCAACTTATATTTCCCCGTTTATCGGTAGAATTGATGATACATCTTGGGACGGAATGGATTTGATTTCGGAGATCCGGGAAATTTACGATAACTACGGTTACGAGACTAAAATATTAGCCGCCTCGATTCGTGGTCCTATGCACTTGAAAGAATCCGCGCTGCGTGGAGCCGATTGTGCGACTATGCCGATTTCCGCATATCAACAACTCTTCAAACATCCTCTGACAGATATCGGATTGGAAAAATTCTTAGAGGACGCCAAAAAACTGAAATGGTGA
- the fliS gene encoding flagellar export chaperone FliS, producing the protein MSLARKSTASVEQYKSNEISTVSQGRLIVMLYEGAIRFLNVAMENNTPRKYDVVNNNILKAQDIVTELMLALNLEDGGEVANNLLGIYVYVKKRLLEANMRKDSEIMKEIIKYLEDLKNAWDEVEKKEKGSVVAMPAPGTRSSGLSLQG; encoded by the coding sequence ATGTCACTTGCTAGAAAATCGACGGCCTCTGTCGAACAGTATAAATCGAATGAAATTTCTACTGTTAGTCAGGGACGGCTTATCGTAATGCTTTATGAAGGAGCGATTCGCTTCTTAAATGTGGCGATGGAAAACAATACGCCCCGCAAGTATGATGTGGTTAATAACAATATCCTAAAAGCCCAGGATATTGTTACGGAATTAATGCTAGCTTTGAATTTGGAAGACGGCGGAGAGGTCGCGAATAACCTTCTCGGCATTTACGTTTATGTAAAAAAACGTCTTTTAGAAGCCAATATGCGCAAAGATTCCGAGATTATGAAGGAAATTATCAAATACCTTGAGGATCTTAAAAACGCCTGGGACGAAGTAGAGAAAAAAGAAAAAGGTTCCGTTGTAGCGATGCCGGCTCCAGGTACTCGCAGTTCGGGACTCTCTCTCCAAGGTTAA